The sequence CTCTCGTGGAGCACCTCGGCCGTCCTGCGGTTCAGGACCGTGAAAAACTTGGGCGCGATGACGTCGCCGGGATGGTACAGGTCCGCGTGGTCGGCGCGCACGGCCTCCTGTCCGCTGTGGATGGCGGCGGCGTCCATGAGAACGCTGTAGGAGGTCAGCACCGTGACGCTGGCCAGCTCGTGCCGCTCCATGTGCCTGAGAAGCCGTGTCTGCGGCGTGGCGTGGCGGCTGACCGCCGTCTTGGCGTGCTTCATCCCCGAAAGTGCCTCGCGAATCGCCTCAGGGGTTTCTTCGGGAACGGAGATGACGACCTCGTCGAACACGCCGAGACGGAGCAGTTCGCCCAGCACGGTGTCAACGGCGTAGCCGTCTGCGGCGCGCGTCAGGAGCGGATCGCTTTGGTCCATGGGGCGGGCCAGCAATATTGCCGTGTTTGTGCGGTTCATGGGCTACTCCTGTTTTCCGGAAAGAAATACCCCGTCCTCGATCCACAGGCCGTGATAGGGCCGCCACGCGTCCGCTTCCTCGCCGGGGATGATGTGGCGGATGTTCACGGTCAGGGGCCGGGGGTGTCGGTCGCGGGCCTCCGGGCCGATGAACGGCAGGCGGCTTTTGTCCAGCCCGCGGATTTCCTCGGTCACGTCGAAATATTCAGTCTGCCGCTCAAGGGGCGGGCGGTTGCGGATGTCCCAGTTGTTGCGAAGCTGTTCGTCGCGCATGACCTTGAAATTGCACTGCTCATGCACGCGGTAGTGGTAAAGCTTTTCCGGGATGTAGCGGACCTTTTCCGGCCCGGCCAGTTCCGCCATGGGCAGGTACAGGGCCAGATCGCCCGCCGCCCGGAAGTAGTTTCCGTCGCGGTCGCGGAAGGTCTCGTCCGGGAGCTGCGAGAACAGGTAGCCCTTGAAGGTGCGCAGCTGGGAGAATCGCCACGACTGTTTGCGCACGGGGGCGGATGCGATGAGCGGCGCGGCGATGGAGTGCCCGCCGCCGTCGATCTCCTCGTCCGTGTATACGAGGTCGTACCCTTCCCGGTGTGCGCGCATGATCCTGTCGAGGCATTCTGGCAGCAGCCAGTCATCGCCGTCCAGAATGGCCACGACGTCCGACGGGGCCGGATCGAGGGCGCGCAGGGCCGCCAGCGTGTTTCCCATGAGCCATTCGCGCTGCACGCCCTCCCGCAGGGATATTCTTGCATCCTTTTGCATGTAGGCTCGCACGGCGTCGGCGGTGCCGTCGTCGGAGGCGTCGTCGGCCACCAGCGCGGTCCAGTCGGCGAAGGTCTGCCGTTGCAGGGAATCAAGGCAGTCGCCGATGTAGGCTTCACAGTTGCGGCAAGGGATGACCACATGCAGCCGGTTCGGATAAAGCGCACTCTCAGTCATGGTTTCGCATCCAGTCGCCAGCGTGGCGGATCATGAGTTCGAGGTTCTGATACCGGGGCTTCCAGCCGAGTCGCCGGGTCGCCAGCGCTGCGTCGGCCACCAGCTTGGAGGGGTCCCCTTCGCGCACCGGGCCCGCCTTCCATGCCACGGGCTTGCCCGCAACACGTCCGGCGGTTTCGATGACTTCCAGCACCGAGTAGCCGTTACCGCAGCCGAGGTTCAGGGAGTGATTGCCACCCTCCCGCCGCAGCAGGTCCAGCGCTAGCGCGTGCGCCTCGGCAAGATCGGTCACATGGACGTAGTCGCGCACACAGGTGCCGTCCGGGGTGTCGTGATTCGTGCCGAAAACCGTCAGTTCCCGGGCCGGATCCATGGCTGCCCCGAGAGCGAGGGGGATCAGGTGGGTCTCCGGATCGTGCCGCTCGCCCAGTTCGCCGTCCGGGTCGGCCCCGGCGGCATTGAAATATCGCAAAGCCACGGATTCCAGCCCGTAGGCGGCGCCGAAGTCGCTCATGATCCGTTCGATCATCAGCTTGCTCGCGCCGTAGGGGTTGATGGGCGCCACATAGTGGGTTTCATCCAGCGGCAGTCGGTTGGGCGATCCGTAAACCGAACAGGTGCTAGAGAAGATGATCCGGCCGCAGTCATGCTCCCGCATGGCTTCCAGCAGATTCAGGGATCCGGTCACGTTGTTGCGGTAGTACTTGGCGGGTTCGCGGACCGATTCACCCACATAGGCGAAGGCGGCGAAATGCATGACCGCATC is a genomic window of Desulfovibrio oxyclinae DSM 11498 containing:
- a CDS encoding glycosyltransferase family 2 protein, with amino-acid sequence MTESALYPNRLHVVIPCRNCEAYIGDCLDSLQRQTFADWTALVADDASDDGTADAVRAYMQKDARISLREGVQREWLMGNTLAALRALDPAPSDVVAILDGDDWLLPECLDRIMRAHREGYDLVYTDEEIDGGGHSIAAPLIASAPVRKQSWRFSQLRTFKGYLFSQLPDETFRDRDGNYFRAAGDLALYLPMAELAGPEKVRYIPEKLYHYRVHEQCNFKVMRDEQLRNNWDIRNRPPLERQTEYFDVTEEIRGLDKSRLPFIGPEARDRHPRPLTVNIRHIIPGEEADAWRPYHGLWIEDGVFLSGKQE
- the galE gene encoding UDP-glucose 4-epimerase GalE, with product MGERILVTGGAGYIGSHACKALARQGHEPVTLDSLIHGHEDAVKWGPLVKADILDRDALDRCFREYRPDAVMHFAAFAYVGESVREPAKYYRNNVTGSLNLLEAMREHDCGRIIFSSTCSVYGSPNRLPLDETHYVAPINPYGASKLMIERIMSDFGAAYGLESVALRYFNAAGADPDGELGERHDPETHLIPLALGAAMDPARELTVFGTNHDTPDGTCVRDYVHVTDLAEAHALALDLLRREGGNHSLNLGCGNGYSVLEVIETAGRVAGKPVAWKAGPVREGDPSKLVADAALATRRLGWKPRYQNLELMIRHAGDWMRNHD